One segment of Anopheles stephensi strain Indian chromosome 3, UCI_ANSTEP_V1.0, whole genome shotgun sequence DNA contains the following:
- the LOC118514332 gene encoding solute carrier organic anion transporter family member 74D-like, which produces MKMTAGKDVDACDGESTEHGHRDVSDRENDTTDRDHVTPQQVVVMPGERKESYAVYNNGKKAEKLAEMEKMLPEEVEDMYRDMPLTKDTTCGLWMFQGPMLQRFANKKVYVFMYGVVGCIFSATYAYFNGTITTLEKRYKIPSKNTGIISVGNDISALLLSAILSYYAGKGHRPRWIAFGLLMITVFCWMTALPHLLYGPGEAALSLTTEYGATYDANQTFEVMEAQKAKTLCRNNATRGAECEREEGTLAPQIVLFVAQFISGIGSSLYYTLGVSYMDDNIKKSKTPALVSVSYFLRMLGPAIGYALASYFLKLYISPSMTPTISNTDPRWLGAWWMGWLILGAVLAFFAIFMAMFPKQLPRAAVRKRIAQEKRKLGMQLSDASRREDELPASFKDMLKTFKRLLRNKILMLNNIASVFYFFGYMPYWIFTPKYIETQYKQSASTSSLVTGTVALCFSAIGVLLSGLVISKFKPRARYMAAWNVIVGILSVMGMIAYAFLGCTASENSVIVNIPSQTDLTPTCNSACQCDYVKYSPICGEDGNTYISACHAGCKRQNQYGDLKIYGECSCITSVANYTSPLYNQLLTDGNRTSGTRDENAFTLGGSAIAGPCPLDCRKEFITFLVVMCFLKFSGATGRASNFLVSVRCVDEKDKAVSMGFGMMVLSLMSFIPSPIFFGLVLDKTCLVWGKTCTGKGNCWLYDGETLRYLLNFIAAAFVLVGTLFDCGVWYYVKDLKIFDDEVKDKEIALADKEEEAITDRPT; this is translated from the exons ATGAAAATGACTGCCGGAAAAGATGTGGATGCGTGTGATGGTGAGTCGACGGAACATGGGCATCGTGATGTGAGTGATCGTGAAAACGATACTACCGACCGTGATCATGTGACTCCCCAGCAAGTGGTGGTGATGCCGGGTGAGCGCAAGGAAAGCTACGCCGTGTACAACAATGGAAAAAAGGCGGAAAAGTTAGCAGAGATGGAGAAAATGTTGCCCGAAGAGGTGGAGGACATGTATCGGGATATGCCGCTCACCAAGGACACGACCTGCGGGCTGTGGATGTTCCAGGGTCCTATGCTACAGAG ATTCGCCAACAAGAAGGTGTACGTGTTTATGTACGGTGTGGTCGGATGCATCTTCTCCGCCACCTATGCCTACTTCAACGGTACGATCACAACGCTGGAAAAGCGCTACAAAATCCCGAGCAAAAACACCGGAATCATCTCGGTCGGGAACGATATCAgtgcgctgctgctgtccgcCATCTTAAGCTACTATGCCGGCAAGGGCCACCGGCCACGTTGGATCGCGTTCGGGTTGCTGATGATAACGGTGTTCTGCTGGATGACGGCTCTGCCACATCTGCTGTACGGGCCGGGTGAGGCTGCACTGTCTCTTACCACCGAGTACGGTGCCACGTACGATGCGAACCAAACGTTCGAGGTCATGGAAGCGCAGAAGGCGAAAACACTGTGCAGAAATAATG CGACTCGTGGAGCTGAGTGTGAACGTGAGGAGGGCACTCTGGCACCGCAGATCGTACTGTTTGTGGCGCAATTCATCTCCGGCATTGGTAGCTCGCTGTACTACACGCTCGGTGTCTCCTACATGGACGATAACATCAAGAAATCGAAAACACCTGCCCTGGTCAGTGTGTCCTACTTCCTGCGTATGTTGGGGCCGGCCATCGGTTACGCACTTGCGTCCTACTTCCTGAAGCTCTACATCTCACCCTCGATGACACCGACCATCAGCAATACGGATCCACGCTGGTTAGGAGCGTGGTGGATGGGGTGGCTTATTCTTGGTGCCGTCCTAGCGTTCTTCGCCATCTTTATGGCAATGTTCCCGAAGCAACTTCCGCGAGCTGCCGTACGGAAGCGAATTGCTCAGGAAAAGCGCAAACTTGGCATGCAGCTCAGCGACGCCTCACGGCGCGAAGACGAACTACCGGCCTCGTTTAAGGATATGCTGAAAACGTTCAAACGGTTGCTTCGCAACAAAATCCTGATGCTGAACAACATTGCGTCGGTGTTTTACTTCTTCGGCTACATGCCGTACTGGATCTTCACCCCGAAGTACATCGAAACGCAGTACAAACAGTCCGCTTCCACGTCGAGTCTGGTGACGGGGACGGTGGCGCTGTGCTTCTCGGCGATCGGCGTCCTGCTGTCCGGGTTGGTGATCTCGAAGTTTAAGCCAAGGGCACGGTATATGGCTGCGTGGAACGTGATCGTCGGGATACTGTCCGTGATGGGGATGATTGCGTACGCGTTCCTCGGATGTACGGCCAGCGAGAACTCGGTCATCGTGAACATTCCTTCACA AACGGACCTCACGCCAACGTGCAACTCGGCCTGCCAGTGTGATTACGTCAAGTATTCGCCGATCTGTGGCGAGGATGGCAACACCTACATCTCCGCCTGTCACGCCGGCTGCAAGCGGCAGAACCAGTACGGTGATCTTAAA ATCTATGGCGAGTGTTCGTGCATAACGTCGGTGGCCAATTATACCAGCCCGCTCTACAACCAGCTGCTTACGGATGGCAATCGGACCAGTGGCACGCGTGACGAGAATGCA TTCACTCTCGGTGGATCAGCCATCGCTGGACCGTGTCCGTTGGACTGTCGTAAGGAGTTTATCACGTTCCTGGTGGTGATGTGCTTCCTGAAGTTTTCGGGCGCTACCGGTCGGGCGAGCAACTTCCTCGTGTCGGTGCGCTGTGTGGACGAGAAGGATAAGGCCGTGTCGATGGgcttcggcatgatggtgctGAGCCTGATGTCCTTCATACCGAGCCCGATCTTCTTCGGGCTGGTGCTGGACAAGACGTGTCTCGTGTGGGGCAAGACGTGCACTGGCAAGGGTAACTGTTGGCTGTACGATGGTGAAACGTTGAG GTATTTGCTGAACTTCATAGCGGCCGCCTTCGTGCTGGTGGGCACACTGTTCGATTGTGGCGTGTGGTATTATGTGAAGGATCTGAAAATCTTTGACGACGAGGTGAAAGACAAGGAGATTGCGCTAGCGGACAAGGAGGAGGAAGCCATCACGGATCGGCCAACGTAG